CATCAGGTGACGAAGATCTGTTTCTGTGGCGATCACGACGATCTTCGCCGACTGAAGATCCAACTGAACGAAGCGCTGGGCGACATGGCGTTTCTTTGCTTCTCGGCGGTGGATTGTCTGGAAGTGTTACCGACAGGCTGCAATAAAGGTGCCGCGCTTAATGTACTCAGCCAGCATCTCGGCCTGACGATGAAAGATTGTATGGCATTTGGCGATGCGATGAATGACCGCGAAATGTTATCGGGCGTGGGTCATGGTTTGATCATGGGCAACGCGATGGCACAACTGAAAGCAGATTTACCGCATTTGCCTGTTATTGGTCACTGCAATAGACAGGCTGTTTCTCATTATTTGACGCATTGGCTGGATACACCAAACCTCACTTATTCCCCCGAATGATAAGGCTTTTTCAGCAGGCCGATTCATGCGAATCGGCCCCTTTTTTTACTTAATTAAATTCTCAATCTCATTGCGCCACGGCTGCACATCCCCGATATTCGCCTTCACCCAATCCGCGTTGTAATAGGTTTCCAGATAACGTTCACCGCTGTCGCAAAGCAGCGTCACAATCGAACCGGTACGCCCTTCGGAACGCATGCGGGCCGCAAGTTGTAGCACTCCCCACATATTCGTGCCGGTAGACGCGCCCACTTTACGGCCAAGAACGGTCTCCAGCCACTGCATGGTGGCGATACTTGCCGCATCCGGAACGCGCATCATGTCGTCAATGACATCCGGAATGAAAGATGGCTCGCAGCGTGGGCGGCCAATCCCTTCAATTTTACTGCCCACCGCGCTGCGCAGGCTGCAATCGCGGCTTTGCCAGTAGTCCATAAATACAGAGTTTTGCGGATCGACCACGGTCAACTGAGTCGGATGGCCCTGATAACGCAAATAGCGACCAATCGTTGCGGATGTCCCGCCCGTTCCCGCACTCATGACGATATAATCCGGAACCGGATGCGGCTCATGTTCCATCTGGCGGAAAATACTGTCGGCGATATTGTTATTCCCGCGCCAGTCGGTGGCGCGTTCGGCGTAGGTGAACTGATCCATATAGTGGCCGTTCAGCTCACGCTCCAGCATTTCTGATGCGGCATAGATTTCGCACGCGCTCTCCACGAAATGGCAGCGCCCGCCGTAGAATTCAATTTGCTCCACTTTGCGTTTGGCGGTGCAGGCGGGCATCACGGCAATAAATGGCAGCCCCAACAAACGGGCGAAATAGGCTTCAGAAACCGCGGTTGAACCCGAAGAGGCTTCAATGATCGTCGTGCCTTCTTTAATCCAGCCGTTACACAAACCATAAAGGAACAACGAGCGGGCAAGGCGATGTTTCAGGCTGCCCGTTGGGTGCGTGCTTTCATCTTTTAGATAGAGCTGAATACCGGGAAAACCAGGCAGCGCCAGGCGAATCAAATGCGTATCGGCAGAGCGTTGGTAATCGGCGTTAATTTCGCTAATGGCGTGGTTTACCCAGGTACTGGTCATGATGGTGTTCCGTTTGTCTATTTGTGCTTAGGATAATGCAAAAGAAAGATAAAAAAGTTGCCTTTTAACCTTCAGTAGCGATTCAATGGAGAAAAATTTTCTCCGGTAGGCCGCCATGTTAGATAAAATTGACCGCAAGCTGCTATCCTTGCTGCAAAATGACTGCACCCTCTCTTTGCAGGCTCTCGCGGATGCCGTTAATCTGACCACCACACCCTGCTGGAAACGCCTGAAAAGGCTTGAAGACGAGGGGATCATTCGTTCAAAAGTGGCGTTGCTGGATCCAGAAAAACTTGGCCTTGGGCTGACCGCTTTTGTCCTTATCAAAACCCAGCAGCACAGCAGCGAGTGGTACTGCAAATTTGTCTCAGTCGTTGCAGATATGCCCGAAGTGCTGGGTTTCTGGCGCATGGCAGGGGAATACGACTACCTGATGCAAGTACAGGTCGAAGACATGAAACGGTATGATGATTTTTACAAACGGCTGGTGAACGGCATTCCTGGTTTAAGCGATGTGACTTCGAGTTTTGCCATGGAACAGATAAAATACACTACGGCTTTGCCATTAGAGCGTTAAGCCCTCAGCCCCACTCGTTTTTCACTTTTCTGCCAGGCCTGGCAGACAGGACTTCAGGAATCTGACTGCGTGCGATTATTTGCTCAATTAAGCTGGTACTTCACCCGCGAATGGCGACGCTATCTCGGGGCGGTCGCCTTGCTTATTATCATTGCTATCTTGCAACTCGTGCCGCCTAAACTGGTGGGCGTCATTGTGGATGGCGTCAACCAGCAGCGCCTGTCTGGAACGACCGTGCTGATGTGGATTGGTGTGATTCTGACTATCGCCATCGTGGTTTACATGCTGCGCTACGTCTGGCGCGTGCTGTTATTCGGGGCAAGCTACCAGTTAGCCGTTGAGCTGCGTGAAGATTATTATCGTCAGCTAAGCCGCCAACATCCAGAATTTTACCTGCGCCACCGCACGGGCGACCTTATGGCGCGGGCGACCAACGATGTTGACCGCGTGGTCTTTGCCGCAGGCGAGGGCGTATTAACTCTGGTGGATTCGTTGGTCATGGGCTGCGCGGTGCTGATTGTTATGTCGACGCAAATCAGTTGGGAGCTGACGCTCCTCGCGCTGCTGCCAATGCCGGTGATGGCGATAGTCATCAAGCGCTATGGCGACCAGTTGCACCAGCGCTTCAAACTCGCCCAGGCGGCGTTCTCCACGCTCAATGACCGCACCCAGGAAAGTTTATCCAGCATTCGCATGATCAAAGCTTTTGGCCTGGAAGATCGCCAGTCCGCTCTGTTTGCCGCCGAAGCCAAAGATGCCGGGGCGAAGAACATGAAGGTTGCGCGAATTGATGCGCGTTTTGACCCGACGATTTATATCACCATCGGCACGGCAAACCTGCTGGCGATTGGTGGTGGCAGTTGGATGGTGATTCAGGGCTCGTTGACGCTTGGGCAATTGACCAGTTTTGTGATGTACCTCGGCCTGATGATCTGGCCGATGCTGGCGCTGGCGTGGATGTTTAATATTGTTGAACGTGGGAGTGCGGCGTACAGCCGTATCCGCAGTATGTTAGCCGAAGCGCCGTCGGTTACCGATGGTGATAAAGAAGCGCCAGCCGGACGCGGCACGGTGGAGGCCAATATTCAGGCGTTCCACTATCCACAAACCGAGCGACCGACTCTTGAGAATGTTTCATTTGTCTTAAAACCGGGCGAAATGCTTGGCCTTTGTGGGCCAACCGGTGCCGGGAAAAGTACCGTCCTGTCGCTTCTTCAGCGCCACTTTGATATCGGCCAGGGAGAGATTTGTTTCCACGGGATTCCGCTCCCACAGATGCAGCTCGATTCCTGGCGCAGTCGTTTAGCCGTGGTGAATCAAACCCCGTTTCTGTTCTCTGACACCGTTGCCAGCAACATTGCGCTGGGTAAACCGGGCGCGACGCAGGAGGAAATCGAACATGTCGCAAGGCTTGCCAGCGTACATGACGATATTCTGCGTTTGCCGCAGGGTTACGAAACCGAAGTCGGCGAACGGGGTGTCATGCTCTCCGGCGGTCAGAAACAGCGTATTTCTATCGCGCGTGCATTGTTGCTCAATGCAGAAATTCTGATCCTCGACGATGCGCTTTCTGCGGTTGACGGGCGCACCGAGCACCAAATCCTGCATAACCTGCGCCAGTGGGGTGAAAACCGCACAGTTATCATCAGCGCGCACCGGTTATCGGCATTGACAGAAGCCAGCGAAATTCTGGTGATGCAACACGGTCATGTGGTGCAGCGTGGTAACCACGATGCGCTGGTGGGGACGCCGGGCTGGTATCGCGACATGTATCGTTATCAGCAACTGGAAGCGGCGCTGGATGATGCGCCAGAAACAACGCCAGACGAGGAACCCGCCAATGCGTAAGTCAATCCAGCAATGGCCAACCATCAAACGCCTGCTGGCTTATGGCTCTCCGTGGCGCAAACCGCTCGCCGGAGCGGTTGTAATGCTATGGATTGCCGCGGCTGCGGAAGTGAGCGGCCCGATTCTGGTGAGCTATTTCATCGATAATATGGTGTCGGAACATCGCTTGCCCATCGCCGCTGTTGCGGGGCTGGCAACAGCCTATCTGCTGCTGTCTATTTCGGCTGCGGGGCTGCATTACTGGCAGGCGCTGCTGTTTAATCAGGCCGCCGTTGGCGTGGTGCAAAAGTTGCGTACTGATGTGATGGATGCGGCATTACGTCAGCCGCTCAGCACGTTTGATACCCAACCGGTAGGGCAGCTTATTTCCCGCGTCACCAACGATACCGAAGTGATCCGTGACCTGTATGTGACGGTTGTGGCGACGGTGCTGCGCAGTGCCGCGCTGATTGGTGCCATGCTGGTGGCGATGTTTAGCCTCGACTGGCGCATGGCCTCGGTGGCGGTGACCATCTTCCCTGCGGTTATCATCGTGATGTTTATCTACCAGCGTTACAGCACTCCCATTGTGCGTCGCGTGCGTAGTTACCTGGCCGATATTAACGATGGCTTTAACGAAGTCATCAACGGTATGAGTGTTATCCAGCAGTTCCGCCAGCAGGCGCGTTTTGGCGAACGTATGGGGGCGGCGAGCCGTTCGCATTATCTGGCGCGCATGCAAACTTTGCGGCTGGATGGTTTTTTACTCCGCCCTCTGTTGAGCCTGTTTTCCGCGATGGTGCTTTGCGGCCTGCTGATGCTGTTCGGTTTTACCTCGGTCGGCACCATCGAAGTCGGCGTGCTGTACGCGTTTATCAACTATTTAGGGCGTCTCAATGAGCCGCTTATCGAACTCACAACTCAGCAATCCATGCTGCAACAGGCGGTGGTTGCCGGGGAACGCGTGTTCGAATTAATGGACGGCAAACGCCAGGATTACGGCAATGACAATCGCCCGCTGGAAAGCGGTCATATTGAAGTTGATAACGTGTCGTTTGCTTATCGGGGTGACCGTCTGGTGTTGCAGGATATTAATCTGGATGTCCCTGCGCGTAGCTTTGTTGCGCTGGTGGGCCACACCGGCAGCGGGAAAAGTACCCTCGCCAATTTGTTGATGGGCTATTACCCACTTACTCGCGGTGAAATTCGTCTTGATGGCCGCCCGTTGGACGCGTTAAGCCATAGCGTGTTGCGCCAGGGCGTGGCGATGGTGCAACAAGATCCCGTTGTGCTCGCTGATTCGTTTTTTGCGAACGTGACGCTTGGGCGTGACATCAGCGAAGAAGCGGTCTGGCAAGCACTGGAAACGGTGCAGCTCGCGGATCTGGCGCGCACCATGAGCGAAGGTATTCATACGCGCCTGGGCGAGCAGGGGAACAACCTGTCCGTCGGTCAGAAACAGCTACTCGCCCTGGCTCGTGTGCTGGTAGATGCCCCGCAGATTTTAATCCTCGATGAAGCGACGGCCAATATCGATTCCGGTACCGAACAAGCGATTCAACACGCCTTGGCAGCCGTGCGCGAGCACACCACGCTGGTGGTGATTGCTCACCGTTTATCGACTATTACCGATGCAGACACCATTCTGGTTTTGCACCGTGGACAGGCGGTGGAGCGCGGGACTCACAGCGAGTTGCTGGCAGCGCAAGGGCGTTACTGGCAAATGTATCAGCTTCAACTGGCGGGCGAAGAATTAGCCGCCACCACCCGCGAAGAACCCGCGACGGCGTGATGCACCAAAATCACGCATAAATCCAATGGTTATCGCCATTGGTGCAGAAGCGAAACGCACCATGCACTGAAATGGTGCGTTTTTCTTTTCTAAGAACTTTCTTAAACCCAGTCATCGTAATTTCTCTCTCTTGGATCCCGATTCGGCGCGGCTTAACGCGCTGAAAATAGCTGCTTTCCATTTTTGGCATGGCCTTTGCTTTATCTATCTCGTGTTGTTGAGGCAATTACCCATTTCTGACTGGAGGGGATTTATGAAGCTGGTTACCGTGGTGATCAAACCGTTCAAACTCGAAGACGTTCGCGAAGCGCTGTCTTCTATCGGTATTCAAGGGCTGACCGTCACCGAAGTGAAAGGCTTTGGTCGCCAGAAAGGTCATGCAGAGTTGTACCGCGGTGCAGAGTACAGCGTCAATTTCCTGCCTAAAGTGAAAATTGATGTGGCAATTGCCGATGATCAACTCGATGAAGTGATTGATGTCATTAGCAAAGCTGCCTACACCGGTAAGATTGGCGATGGCAAAATTTTCGTTGCTGAGTTGCAACGCGTCATCCGCATTCGTACCGGCGAAGCCGACGAAGCTGCACTCTAATCGTCTTGCCACTCGTGAAAGGGATGGAAAAAATGAAGAAATTAGCCTCTATCTTTGGCGCTGTAGCCCTGGCGGTTGCGCCATCAATTGCTCTGGCTGCACCGGCTGTGGCCGACAAAGCAGACAACGCCTTTATGATGATTAGCACCGCACTGGTGCTGTTTATGACAATTCCTGGACTGGCGCTGTTTTACGGCGGCCTGATTCGCTCCAAAAACGTGCTGTCGATGCTGACGCAAATTACGGTCACGTTTGCCCTGGTTTGCGTGCTGTGGGTGGTCTACGGCTACTCGTTGGCCTTCGGTACCGGCGGCAACTTCTTTGGTAATTTCGATTGGGTGATGCTGAAAAACATTCAACTCACCGCGTTGATGGGATCTTTCTATCAATATATCCACGTTGCGTTCCAGGGCTCTTTTGCCTGTATTACCGTCGGGCTGATTGTAGGGGCACTGGCTGAACGTATTCGCTTCTCTGCGGTACTGATCTTCGTGGTTATCTGGCTGACGCTCTCTTATATACCGATTGCGCACATGGTGTGGGGTGGTGGCTTGCTGGCAACGCACGGCGCGATGGACTTTGCGGGCGGAACAGTCGTACACATTAACGCCGCAGTAGCAGGCCTGGTTGGCGCTTACCTGATTGGCAAACGTGTGGGTTACGGTAAAGAAGCGTTCAAACCGCACAACCTGCCGATGGTCTTTACCGGCACGGCAATTCTTTACTTCGGCTGGTTTGGCTTCAACGCCGGTTCTGCCAGCGCAGCTAATGAAATTGCGGCTCTGGCCTTTGTAAACACAGTAGTTGCCACGGCGGCGGCGGTTCTCGGTTGGGTGTTTGGCGAATGGGCATTACGCGGTAAACCGTCTCTGCTGGGCGCGTGTTCTGGTGCCATTGCAGGCCTGGTCGGTATCACCCCTGCATGTGGTTATGTGGGCGTCGGCGGCGCATTGATTATCGGTATCGTTGCAGGTCTGGCGGGTTTATGGGGTGTTACGCTGCTGAAAAAATGGCTGCGTGTGGATGACCCTTGCGATGTGTTCGGTGTCCACGGCGTGTGCGGTATCGTTGGCTGCATCATGACCGGTATCTTTGCGGCGACCTCTTTGGGTGGTGTGGGGTACGCAGAAGGTGTGACTATGGGCCATCAGGTACTGGTGCAGTTAGAAAGTATCGGCGTGACGATTGTCTGGTCTGCGGTGGTTGCCTTCATCGGCTTTAAAGTTGCCGACCTGACTGTGGGTCTGCGTGTACCAGAAGAGCATGAGCGCGAAGGCCTGGATGTGAACAGCCACGGCGAAAATGCTTACAACGCATAAGTCATTCAGCAATAAAAAAGCGGAGCCGGTGCTCCGCTTTTTGCATTTAAACAGTGAGTTAACCGCGCTTGCGCATCACGCCTTCTTGCACCGTTGACGCAACTAAAACGCCATCGCGTGAATAAAATTCTCCGCGAACAAAACCCCGTGCGCTGGAAGCTGAAGTGCTCTCCACGCTATAGAGCAGCCAGTCATTCATATCGAACGGGCGGTGGAACCACATGGAGTGATCGATCGTCGCCACCTGCATACCTGGCTCGAGGAACCCGATACCGTGCGGCTGCAACGCCGTCGGCAGGAAGTTAAAATCGGACGCGTAGCCCAACAAATATTGATGAACGCGTAAATCAGCCGGCATCTGGCCGTTTGCCCGCATCCACACCTGGCGTACCGGTTCATCAACATGACCCTGCATTGGGTTATGGAAAACGACCGGGCGAATCTCCAGCGGCTTTTCGCATAAAAACTTCTCTTTGAGCGTCTGAGGTAGAAGCTTTTCAAACGCCATAGCGATTTCTGTTTCAGATTTCAGATTTTCCGGAGCAGGGGCCGCAGGCATGGTTTTTTGATGCTCAAAACCCGGTTCGGGCGCCTGGAAAGAGGCGGTCATGTAGAAAATCGGTTTGCCATTCTGGATTGCCGCCACGCGGCGAGCGCTAAAACTATTGCCATCGCGCAGTGTTTCGACGTCATAAACAATCGGTTTTTGGCTATCGCCGGGGCGCAGGAAATAACTGTGGAATGAGTGCACCAGGCGATCCACCGGCACGGTTTCTTTGGCGGCATATAACGCCTGACCCACCACCTGCCCGCCGAAAACCTGACGTAAACCTAAGTCCTCGCTCTGGCCACGAAAAATACCTTCTTCAATCTTTTCCAGATTGAGTAATGCCAACAAATTGCTGAGCGCCTGACTCATAAAAAGTCCTCAATAAAAAAATAAAAATCGGGCAATTGGCCTGATTATAACAGGTTTCTAACACATTCCACGCAGTGGCCCGACCTGACGATCTCTTCCACTTTTGGGCAAAAATCAGTGATATGTGCCACACTTAGCGTGATAAGTATGTTTAACCACTCATTACTTGTGGGCCTGCGGCCCGCTGGTGCATTGATAATAAGGAGAACAAATCAATGAAACTTGTGCACACGTTAAGTGGTTTAGCCATTGCTGTAGCGATGGTGGGATGCGCGCAGAAAAGTGCCGATATCCCAACGCCTGCCCCTGCTGCAACGACCTCATCGTCTGCAGCGACGGCGCAGTCGACTATTGCGCAGCCGAGCGTTACCGGTACGGTGTGGATTCGTCAGAAGGTCGCATTGCCACCTGATGCGGTGCTCACTGTCACCTTGTCTGATGCCTCTTTAGCGGATGCTCCGTCGCGAGTCCTTTCGCAAAAAGCGGTTCGAACCGATGGGA
This genomic window from Buttiauxella gaviniae contains:
- the glnK gene encoding P-II family nitrogen regulator, yielding MKLVTVVIKPFKLEDVREALSSIGIQGLTVTEVKGFGRQKGHAELYRGAEYSVNFLPKVKIDVAIADDQLDEVIDVISKAAYTGKIGDGKIFVAELQRVIRIRTGEADEAAL
- a CDS encoding SmdA family multidrug ABC transporter permease/ATP-binding protein; the encoded protein is MRLFAQLSWYFTREWRRYLGAVALLIIIAILQLVPPKLVGVIVDGVNQQRLSGTTVLMWIGVILTIAIVVYMLRYVWRVLLFGASYQLAVELREDYYRQLSRQHPEFYLRHRTGDLMARATNDVDRVVFAAGEGVLTLVDSLVMGCAVLIVMSTQISWELTLLALLPMPVMAIVIKRYGDQLHQRFKLAQAAFSTLNDRTQESLSSIRMIKAFGLEDRQSALFAAEAKDAGAKNMKVARIDARFDPTIYITIGTANLLAIGGGSWMVIQGSLTLGQLTSFVMYLGLMIWPMLALAWMFNIVERGSAAYSRIRSMLAEAPSVTDGDKEAPAGRGTVEANIQAFHYPQTERPTLENVSFVLKPGEMLGLCGPTGAGKSTVLSLLQRHFDIGQGEICFHGIPLPQMQLDSWRSRLAVVNQTPFLFSDTVASNIALGKPGATQEEIEHVARLASVHDDILRLPQGYETEVGERGVMLSGGQKQRISIARALLLNAEILILDDALSAVDGRTEHQILHNLRQWGENRTVIISAHRLSALTEASEILVMQHGHVVQRGNHDALVGTPGWYRDMYRYQQLEAALDDAPETTPDEEPANA
- the amtB gene encoding ammonium transporter AmtB codes for the protein MKKLASIFGAVALAVAPSIALAAPAVADKADNAFMMISTALVLFMTIPGLALFYGGLIRSKNVLSMLTQITVTFALVCVLWVVYGYSLAFGTGGNFFGNFDWVMLKNIQLTALMGSFYQYIHVAFQGSFACITVGLIVGALAERIRFSAVLIFVVIWLTLSYIPIAHMVWGGGLLATHGAMDFAGGTVVHINAAVAGLVGAYLIGKRVGYGKEAFKPHNLPMVFTGTAILYFGWFGFNAGSASAANEIAALAFVNTVVATAAAVLGWVFGEWALRGKPSLLGACSGAIAGLVGITPACGYVGVGGALIIGIVAGLAGLWGVTLLKKWLRVDDPCDVFGVHGVCGIVGCIMTGIFAATSLGGVGYAEGVTMGHQVLVQLESIGVTIVWSAVVAFIGFKVADLTVGLRVPEEHEREGLDVNSHGENAYNA
- a CDS encoding Lrp/AsnC family transcriptional regulator, coding for MLDKIDRKLLSLLQNDCTLSLQALADAVNLTTTPCWKRLKRLEDEGIIRSKVALLDPEKLGLGLTAFVLIKTQQHSSEWYCKFVSVVADMPEVLGFWRMAGEYDYLMQVQVEDMKRYDDFYKRLVNGIPGLSDVTSSFAMEQIKYTTALPLER
- the tesB gene encoding acyl-CoA thioesterase II, translating into MSQALSNLLALLNLEKIEEGIFRGQSEDLGLRQVFGGQVVGQALYAAKETVPVDRLVHSFHSYFLRPGDSQKPIVYDVETLRDGNSFSARRVAAIQNGKPIFYMTASFQAPEPGFEHQKTMPAAPAPENLKSETEIAMAFEKLLPQTLKEKFLCEKPLEIRPVVFHNPMQGHVDEPVRQVWMRANGQMPADLRVHQYLLGYASDFNFLPTALQPHGIGFLEPGMQVATIDHSMWFHRPFDMNDWLLYSVESTSASSARGFVRGEFYSRDGVLVASTVQEGVMRKRG
- a CDS encoding PLP-dependent cysteine synthase family protein, whose protein sequence is MTSTWVNHAISEINADYQRSADTHLIRLALPGFPGIQLYLKDESTHPTGSLKHRLARSLFLYGLCNGWIKEGTTIIEASSGSTAVSEAYFARLLGLPFIAVMPACTAKRKVEQIEFYGGRCHFVESACEIYAASEMLERELNGHYMDQFTYAERATDWRGNNNIADSIFRQMEHEPHPVPDYIVMSAGTGGTSATIGRYLRYQGHPTQLTVVDPQNSVFMDYWQSRDCSLRSAVGSKIEGIGRPRCEPSFIPDVIDDMMRVPDAASIATMQWLETVLGRKVGASTGTNMWGVLQLAARMRSEGRTGSIVTLLCDSGERYLETYYNADWVKANIGDVQPWRNEIENLIK
- a CDS encoding SmdB family multidrug efflux ABC transporter permease/ATP-binding protein codes for the protein MRKSIQQWPTIKRLLAYGSPWRKPLAGAVVMLWIAAAAEVSGPILVSYFIDNMVSEHRLPIAAVAGLATAYLLLSISAAGLHYWQALLFNQAAVGVVQKLRTDVMDAALRQPLSTFDTQPVGQLISRVTNDTEVIRDLYVTVVATVLRSAALIGAMLVAMFSLDWRMASVAVTIFPAVIIVMFIYQRYSTPIVRRVRSYLADINDGFNEVINGMSVIQQFRQQARFGERMGAASRSHYLARMQTLRLDGFLLRPLLSLFSAMVLCGLLMLFGFTSVGTIEVGVLYAFINYLGRLNEPLIELTTQQSMLQQAVVAGERVFELMDGKRQDYGNDNRPLESGHIEVDNVSFAYRGDRLVLQDINLDVPARSFVALVGHTGSGKSTLANLLMGYYPLTRGEIRLDGRPLDALSHSVLRQGVAMVQQDPVVLADSFFANVTLGRDISEEAVWQALETVQLADLARTMSEGIHTRLGEQGNNLSVGQKQLLALARVLVDAPQILILDEATANIDSGTEQAIQHALAAVREHTTLVVIAHRLSTITDADTILVLHRGQAVERGTHSELLAAQGRYWQMYQLQLAGEELAATTREEPATA